The Lichenihabitans psoromatis genome contains a region encoding:
- a CDS encoding peptidoglycan DD-metalloendopeptidase family protein — protein sequence MSKIAPFGHGRLALQFCAVGAVAALMAGCSTDSTRLTDPFSNPFATASNEPAPAPMHGRTIPAGRSPPVISRALSAPTSSVAAAEPLRPRLMTSYNAPVSHETTGSIEPTPVRTASGSSYGGWTSSGGVAVTVGPGESADLLSKRYGVPPTALLQTNGLRTSADVRPGSRITIPVYNAVAAAQRPEPQVARAEPIRNEPARNEPAREARQEPQRVTEPPALRKMADRKLAKAELLKPKAERMAAAAERAPAHAAAPAQGRVVAAAPRIVSERVTIAERVKAAKAEARTADAEKKAEKTARTEKAEPATAKMVPVKTAAIKALPATKAPATKAPAAVRTASLEAAPSAPAAAKQVDPAPTASVAASAPATDASGNPEFRWPARGRIIQGFKGGSGGNDGINIAVPEGTSVKAAENGTVAYAGSELKGYGNLVLIRHPNGFVTAYANNGELDVKRGDQVKRGQTIAKSGQSGNVASPQLHFELRKGSTPVDPTSYLAGL from the coding sequence ATGAGTAAGATTGCGCCCTTCGGGCATGGCCGCCTTGCCCTCCAATTCTGTGCCGTCGGCGCCGTCGCGGCCTTGATGGCAGGTTGCTCGACCGACTCGACGCGGTTGACGGATCCGTTCTCCAATCCTTTTGCGACCGCGTCGAACGAGCCGGCTCCCGCGCCAATGCACGGCCGAACCATCCCGGCGGGTCGCTCCCCCCCTGTCATAAGCCGCGCACTCTCTGCGCCGACCTCGTCGGTCGCCGCGGCCGAGCCACTTCGTCCGCGCCTGATGACGTCTTACAACGCACCAGTCAGCCACGAGACGACGGGCTCGATCGAGCCAACTCCTGTTCGCACGGCTTCCGGCTCGTCCTACGGCGGCTGGACCTCGTCGGGCGGCGTTGCCGTGACGGTTGGGCCCGGCGAGAGCGCCGACCTGCTATCGAAGCGTTATGGCGTACCGCCGACGGCTCTGCTGCAGACCAATGGCCTGCGGACCTCGGCTGACGTTCGGCCCGGCAGCCGCATAACGATCCCGGTTTATAACGCGGTCGCGGCCGCTCAACGGCCCGAGCCTCAGGTCGCGCGGGCCGAACCGATCCGGAACGAGCCTGCCCGGAACGAGCCTGCCCGCGAAGCACGTCAGGAGCCCCAACGCGTAACCGAGCCGCCCGCGCTGCGCAAAATGGCCGATCGCAAACTTGCCAAGGCCGAGCTGCTGAAGCCGAAAGCCGAGCGCATGGCGGCTGCGGCCGAGCGAGCACCGGCGCATGCAGCCGCCCCGGCTCAAGGCCGTGTCGTGGCCGCCGCGCCGCGCATCGTGTCCGAAAGAGTGACAATCGCCGAGCGCGTCAAGGCTGCGAAAGCCGAAGCGAGGACTGCCGACGCCGAGAAGAAGGCAGAAAAGACCGCTCGGACCGAGAAGGCGGAGCCTGCAACCGCGAAGATGGTTCCGGTCAAGACTGCAGCCATCAAGGCGCTTCCTGCCACCAAGGCTCCTGCCACCAAGGCTCCTGCCGCCGTTCGCACGGCCTCGCTCGAAGCCGCTCCGAGCGCTCCCGCAGCGGCGAAGCAGGTTGATCCGGCGCCCACAGCCAGCGTCGCGGCTTCCGCACCGGCAACCGATGCGTCCGGTAATCCTGAGTTCCGCTGGCCTGCTCGCGGCCGCATCATCCAGGGTTTCAAGGGCGGTAGCGGCGGCAATGACGGCATCAATATCGCGGTGCCGGAAGGCACCTCGGTTAAGGCGGCCGAAAACGGCACGGTTGCCTATGCGGGGAGCGAATTGAAGGGATACGGCAATCTCGTTCTGATCCGGCATCCAAACGGCTTCGTGACCGCCTATGCCAATAATGGCGAGCTCGACGTCAAGCGCGGCGATCAGGTCAAGCGCGGTCAAACGATCGCGAAATCCGGTCAATCCGGCAATGTCGCCTCGCCGCAGCTGCATTTTGAGCTGCGGAAGGGTTCGACCCCGGTCGACCCCACCAGCTATTTGGCCGGGCTCTAG
- a CDS encoding ATP-binding protein, which yields MPTLDPSYLALLERIASALDRMTPPAATDPDFDAADAFVWSASMSELQPVRRVNKVDVELLRGIDRVRDQLLDNTLRFAKGLPANNALLWGARGMGKSSLVKAAHAEVNASGAKRRLKLIEIHREDIDSLPVLMGLLREAPHAFILFCDDLSFDGDDTSYKSLKAVLEGGIEGRPDNVLFYATSNRRHLMPRDMMDNERSTAINPGEAVEEKVSLSDRFGLWLGFHKCSQDEYLEMVRAYADKFGLDVPDDRLVADALEWSTTRGARSGRTAWQFIQDLAGRLGMTITTS from the coding sequence ATGCCAACACTCGACCCCTCTTATCTCGCGCTGCTCGAGCGCATCGCGAGCGCGCTCGACCGCATGACCCCACCGGCCGCGACCGATCCCGATTTCGATGCGGCGGACGCGTTCGTCTGGTCGGCGTCGATGTCGGAATTGCAGCCTGTGCGCCGCGTCAACAAGGTCGACGTCGAGCTGCTGCGCGGCATCGACCGGGTTCGCGATCAGTTGCTCGACAACACGCTGCGGTTCGCCAAGGGTTTGCCGGCCAACAACGCGCTGCTCTGGGGCGCACGGGGCATGGGCAAATCATCGCTGGTCAAGGCCGCTCATGCGGAAGTCAACGCAAGTGGCGCGAAACGTCGACTGAAATTGATCGAGATTCATCGCGAGGACATCGACTCGCTACCGGTGTTGATGGGCCTGCTTCGTGAAGCGCCACATGCCTTCATCTTGTTTTGCGACGACTTGTCGTTCGATGGCGACGACACGTCCTACAAGTCGTTGAAGGCGGTGCTCGAAGGCGGCATCGAAGGGCGACCCGACAATGTCCTCTTTTATGCAACCTCGAATCGGCGGCACCTGATGCCCCGCGACATGATGGACAACGAACGCTCGACCGCGATCAACCCCGGCGAGGCGGTGGAGGAAAAGGTGTCGCTGAGCGACCGCTTCGGCCTCTGGCTCGGTTTCCACAAATGCTCGCAGGACGAATATCTCGAGATGGTCCGCGCCTATGCCGATAAATTCGGCTTGGATGTTCCGGACGACCGTCTCGTGGCCGACGCGCTGGAATGGTCGACGACACGCGGCGCTCGCTCGGGCCGCACCGCGTGGCAGTTCATCCAAGATCTCGCAGGGCGTCTCGGAATGACGATCACGACGTCATAG
- the tpiA gene encoding triose-phosphate isomerase, whose protein sequence is MAISRNALVAGNWKMNGVSASLAELKAIAEGVAGGAAGTAACAICLPATLLARGAEIAGQHLLVGGQDCSAETFGAHTGDLAAEMLRDSGASLVIVGHSERRADHGETNAVVRAKAEAAYRAGLTAIICVGETRPQRDAGDALEICGAQLEGSLPPGATPDNTVLAYEPVWAIGTGLVPTVDDVAAMHAFFRAQLKALLPHGGDALRILYGGSVKPDNAESLMGIDNVDGALIGGASLKAKDFLAIASVYA, encoded by the coding sequence ATGGCGATCTCGCGCAACGCACTTGTGGCCGGAAATTGGAAGATGAACGGCGTTTCGGCGTCCTTGGCGGAGCTGAAGGCGATCGCCGAGGGGGTTGCCGGAGGTGCCGCCGGGACCGCTGCCTGTGCCATCTGCCTGCCCGCGACGCTGCTAGCGCGTGGCGCCGAAATCGCGGGTCAGCATCTTCTCGTCGGCGGCCAGGACTGCTCTGCCGAGACGTTCGGCGCCCACACGGGCGATCTCGCGGCTGAGATGCTCCGCGACTCGGGCGCGAGCCTCGTGATCGTCGGGCATTCCGAGCGTCGTGCCGACCATGGTGAGACCAACGCCGTGGTTCGTGCCAAGGCGGAAGCGGCGTATCGCGCCGGCCTGACCGCAATCATCTGCGTCGGCGAGACCCGTCCGCAGCGCGACGCTGGCGACGCTCTCGAGATCTGCGGCGCACAGCTCGAAGGCTCGTTGCCGCCCGGCGCCACACCCGACAACACCGTCCTGGCCTACGAACCGGTGTGGGCGATCGGCACAGGGCTTGTCCCGACCGTCGATGACGTTGCGGCGATGCATGCCTTCTTCCGCGCCCAACTTAAAGCGTTGCTGCCGCATGGAGGTGACGCGCTTCGCATTCTCTATGGCGGATCGGTAAAGCCCGACAATGCCGAGAGCCTGATGGGGATCGATAACGTGGATGGCGCGCTCATTGGCGGCGCGAGCCTCAAGGCAAAAGATTTTCTGGCCATCGCCTCGGTCTATGCCTGA
- the kdsA gene encoding 3-deoxy-8-phosphooctulonate synthase, producing MNRIVAGQGPRAVAFGNHLPLALIAGPCAMESRAHALDMAEALVAITDDLGIGLVFKASFDKANRTASSSARGVGLHEALPVFAEIKERFGVPVLTDIHAADQCAPVAEVVDILQIPAFLCRQTDLLVAAAKTGRIVNVKKGQFLAPWDMKNVVAKIRDSGNDAVMVTERGASFGYNTLVSDMRSLPIMARSTAAPVIFDATHSVQQPGGQGTTSGGEREFVPVLARAAVAVGVAGVFIETHDRPDQALSDGPNMVPLSEMRALLETLKAFDVLAKRVQ from the coding sequence ATGAATAGGATCGTTGCCGGTCAGGGTCCCCGGGCGGTGGCTTTCGGCAATCATCTGCCGCTGGCCCTGATCGCTGGGCCGTGCGCGATGGAAAGCCGCGCTCACGCGCTCGACATGGCCGAGGCGCTGGTCGCCATCACGGACGATCTCGGGATCGGCCTTGTGTTCAAGGCGTCGTTCGACAAAGCCAACCGGACCGCGTCGAGCAGTGCGCGGGGCGTCGGTCTCCACGAAGCTTTACCCGTGTTTGCCGAGATCAAGGAGCGTTTCGGTGTGCCGGTCCTGACCGATATCCACGCGGCCGATCAATGCGCGCCCGTCGCCGAAGTCGTCGATATCCTGCAGATCCCAGCATTTCTGTGCAGACAGACGGACCTGCTCGTCGCGGCAGCCAAGACGGGTCGAATCGTCAATGTCAAAAAAGGCCAGTTTCTCGCGCCGTGGGATATGAAAAACGTCGTGGCCAAGATCAGGGATTCCGGCAATGACGCCGTGATGGTGACCGAACGCGGTGCGAGTTTCGGCTACAACACCCTGGTGTCCGACATGCGCTCGCTGCCGATCATGGCGCGCAGCACAGCGGCGCCGGTCATCTTCGACGCAACCCATTCGGTGCAACAGCCCGGTGGGCAGGGGACGACCTCCGGAGGCGAGCGCGAGTTTGTCCCGGTGCTGGCGCGCGCCGCCGTCGCGGTCGGTGTGGCCGGGGTCTTCATCGAAACGCATGACCGACCGGACCAAGCTCTGTCAGATGGGCCCAACATGGTGCCGCTCAGCGAGATGCGGGCGCTGCTCGAAACCCTCAAGGCCTTTGACGTTCTCGCCAAACGGGTGCAATGA
- a CDS encoding CTP synthase: MARYIFITGGVVSSLGKGLAAAALGALLQARGYTVRLRKLDPYLNVDPGTMSPYQHGEVFVTDDGAETDLDLGHYERFTGRPATRDDNTTAGRIYQEIIAKERRGDFLGGTVQVIPHVTGAIKDFVLDGNEGVDFILVEIGGTVGDIEGLPFFEAIRQLGNDLPRGHAVYVHLTLLPYIPSAGELKTKPTQHSVKELRSIGIQPDILLCRTDRTIPSEERRKLGLFCNVREDAVIEARDAESIYDVPRGYHSAGLDRAVLTAFGIEPAPKPNMTRWNAVMERVKNPEGEVTIAIVGKYTGMKDAYKSLHEALVHGGLANRVEVKFEWIEAEVFEGNDPATRLDHVHGILVPGGFGQRGAEGKIRAAQFARERKVPYFGICFGMQMAVIEAARSLGGVPDANSTEFGPCAEPVVGLMTEWMRGNELERRVHEGDLGGTMRLGAFKAELREGSKIAAIYGSQEISERHRHRYEVNTAYRERLEQHGMSFAGMSPDGLLPETIELVDHPWFIGVQYHPELKSRPFAPHPLFASFIAAALEQSRLV; this comes from the coding sequence ATGGCGCGGTATATTTTCATCACCGGCGGCGTGGTCTCTTCCCTCGGAAAAGGCCTTGCGGCCGCGGCACTCGGTGCTTTGCTGCAGGCTCGTGGTTACACGGTCCGGCTTCGGAAACTTGACCCCTATCTGAACGTCGATCCAGGCACGATGAGCCCTTACCAGCATGGTGAGGTCTTCGTGACGGATGACGGGGCCGAAACCGACCTCGATCTCGGGCATTACGAGCGGTTTACCGGCCGCCCTGCGACGCGAGACGACAACACGACCGCGGGTCGCATCTACCAGGAGATTATCGCCAAGGAGCGGCGCGGTGACTTCCTCGGCGGCACCGTTCAGGTCATTCCGCATGTGACCGGCGCCATCAAAGATTTCGTGCTCGATGGCAACGAGGGCGTCGATTTCATCCTGGTCGAGATCGGCGGCACGGTCGGCGACATTGAAGGGCTGCCGTTCTTCGAGGCGATCCGGCAACTCGGCAACGATCTGCCGCGTGGTCATGCGGTTTATGTTCATCTGACGCTACTGCCGTACATCCCGAGTGCCGGCGAATTGAAGACCAAGCCGACTCAGCATTCCGTGAAAGAGTTGCGGTCGATCGGCATCCAGCCCGATATTTTGCTCTGCCGGACCGATCGCACCATCCCGAGCGAGGAGCGCCGCAAGCTCGGCCTGTTCTGCAATGTGCGTGAAGATGCGGTCATCGAGGCGCGCGACGCCGAGTCGATCTATGACGTGCCGCGTGGCTATCATTCGGCTGGGCTCGACCGTGCGGTGCTGACGGCCTTCGGCATCGAGCCGGCGCCGAAGCCGAATATGACGCGCTGGAATGCCGTGATGGAGCGGGTCAAGAACCCCGAAGGCGAAGTCACGATCGCGATCGTCGGCAAATATACCGGCATGAAGGACGCTTATAAATCGTTGCACGAGGCCCTCGTGCACGGCGGTCTGGCGAACCGCGTCGAGGTCAAGTTCGAGTGGATCGAAGCCGAGGTATTCGAGGGGAACGATCCCGCGACGCGGCTCGATCATGTCCACGGCATTCTGGTCCCAGGTGGTTTCGGCCAGCGCGGCGCGGAGGGGAAGATCCGTGCGGCGCAGTTCGCGCGGGAGCGGAAAGTGCCTTATTTTGGCATTTGCTTCGGCATGCAGATGGCCGTGATCGAGGCGGCCCGAAGCCTCGGCGGCGTTCCGGATGCGAATTCGACGGAATTCGGTCCCTGTGCCGAACCGGTCGTCGGGTTGATGACCGAGTGGATGCGGGGCAACGAACTCGAGCGGCGCGTCCACGAGGGAGACCTCGGCGGGACAATGCGGCTCGGAGCCTTCAAGGCTGAATTGCGTGAGGGGTCCAAGATCGCCGCGATCTATGGCTCGCAGGAGATTTCGGAACGTCACCGTCATCGCTACGAGGTCAATACGGCGTATCGCGAGCGGCTGGAGCAGCATGGCATGTCGTTCGCAGGCATGTCGCCCGACGGTTTGCTGCCCGAGACGATCGAGCTTGTCGACCACCCCTGGTTCATCGGGGTTCAATATCACCCTGAATTGAAATCGAGACCGTTCGCGCCGCATCCGCTGTTCGCTAGCTTCATCGCAGCCGCGCTCGAACAATCCCGTCTCGTCTGA
- the secG gene encoding preprotein translocase subunit SecG produces the protein MQTVLIVFHLMIVVALVASVLLQRSEGGALGVGGGGGFMTGRGQANALTRATAILAGLFFVTSLSLSIIASYNRAPKSILDTAVPAGVTTTAPVQGGTPLDQLKRLEQQRNSTAPAAPTAPAVPATPEAPKSQ, from the coding sequence ATGCAAACCGTTTTGATCGTGTTTCATCTGATGATCGTTGTGGCGTTGGTCGCCAGCGTCCTTCTGCAACGGTCCGAAGGTGGCGCGCTCGGGGTCGGTGGAGGCGGGGGTTTCATGACCGGCCGCGGACAGGCGAATGCCTTGACGCGCGCGACCGCGATCCTGGCCGGTTTGTTTTTTGTCACCAGCTTATCGCTCTCGATCATCGCGAGCTATAATCGCGCCCCGAAATCAATCCTTGACACAGCCGTTCCGGCGGGTGTCACGACGACCGCTCCGGTTCAGGGCGGTACCCCGCTCGACCAGTTGAAGCGGCTCGAGCAGCAACGTAATTCGACCGCGCCCGCGGCTCCCACCGCGCCGGCCGTTCCGGCCACGCCTGAGGCGCCGAAGTCGCAGTAA
- a CDS encoding adenylate/guanylate cyclase domain-containing protein, giving the protein MLLQTPAPKSDSLETDQMARALASFVRAEFEAPVHVVAGFVDLLIEDAHRDGMDHYLSDLAKIKVASDRLDQMVVGLLDGVHEGLPLAGREIEAMSSKLRHDLRTPITAILGYGELLSEEARDNGDDAFCGTIDGMVDASRRLLGQIDGMMHLLRGQGLTPTTVEETPAEPPKLQQAVEAIRAVLFDQHVLQPKTVGRILVVDDNVSNLDLLSRRLTRDGHSVQLCDSGEGALALLKSEPFDLVLLDLIMPGMNGIDVLRQLRSDSATRQLPVVMISAMDEVDGAVRCIEAGADDFLSKPLNPVLLQARINAALERKLLREREAAITERLQAERERSENLLRNVLPASVVDRLRAGETVIADHYADVSILFCDLVGFTALASRLSPGETLDLLNGIFSEFDRLAAQNGLEKIKTIGDAYMVAGGLPQELPDHAALVAAMALEMPAVVAAASRSAGEPLNVRLGMHTGPVVAGIIGTHKFVYDVWGDTVNTASRMERYGTPGRVHITQATRDVLGARYTYEALPPMSIKGKGIMETYLIR; this is encoded by the coding sequence ATGCTTCTGCAGACACCAGCGCCCAAGAGCGACTCACTCGAAACCGATCAAATGGCGCGCGCGCTGGCCTCGTTCGTCAGGGCGGAATTCGAGGCACCTGTCCACGTCGTTGCGGGCTTCGTCGATCTCCTGATCGAGGATGCGCACCGAGACGGGATGGATCACTATCTCTCGGACCTCGCCAAGATTAAAGTCGCAAGCGACCGGCTCGACCAAATGGTGGTTGGTCTTCTCGATGGCGTGCATGAAGGCTTGCCTCTCGCGGGACGCGAGATCGAAGCCATGTCGAGCAAGCTGCGCCACGATCTCCGGACGCCGATCACGGCGATCCTCGGCTACGGCGAGTTGCTGAGCGAGGAAGCGCGTGACAACGGAGACGACGCCTTTTGCGGCACGATCGACGGCATGGTCGACGCGTCCCGCCGCTTGCTGGGGCAAATCGATGGCATGATGCACCTGCTGCGGGGGCAAGGGTTGACGCCGACGACCGTCGAGGAAACGCCAGCTGAGCCGCCGAAGCTGCAACAGGCTGTCGAGGCGATCCGTGCCGTGCTGTTCGACCAGCACGTCTTACAGCCGAAGACGGTCGGTCGCATTTTGGTCGTCGACGATAATGTTTCCAACCTCGATCTTCTCTCGCGCCGTCTTACCCGCGACGGGCACTCCGTCCAGTTATGCGATTCCGGCGAGGGCGCACTCGCCTTGCTGAAGAGCGAGCCGTTCGACCTCGTTCTCCTCGATCTCATCATGCCCGGGATGAATGGCATCGATGTCTTGCGGCAGCTTCGTTCCGACAGCGCGACGCGGCAACTCCCGGTCGTGATGATTTCGGCCATGGACGAGGTCGATGGTGCCGTTCGCTGCATCGAGGCTGGAGCGGACGATTTTCTCTCGAAGCCGCTCAACCCCGTGCTGCTGCAAGCCCGCATCAACGCGGCGCTTGAACGAAAGCTGCTGCGGGAGCGCGAGGCCGCCATCACCGAGCGGCTCCAAGCCGAACGTGAGCGCTCGGAAAACCTCCTTCGCAACGTGTTGCCGGCGTCGGTGGTGGATCGACTGCGGGCCGGCGAAACCGTGATCGCGGACCATTATGCCGATGTCTCGATCCTGTTTTGCGACCTCGTCGGCTTCACGGCGCTTGCCTCGCGGCTCAGCCCGGGCGAGACGCTGGATCTCCTGAACGGCATCTTCTCCGAATTTGACCGCTTGGCCGCGCAGAACGGGTTGGAAAAGATCAAGACGATCGGCGACGCCTATATGGTGGCTGGCGGTCTCCCGCAGGAGCTGCCGGACCATGCAGCGCTGGTGGCCGCGATGGCCTTGGAAATGCCCGCCGTCGTGGCGGCGGCGAGCCGCTCCGCTGGCGAGCCGTTGAACGTGCGGCTCGGCATGCACACTGGTCCCGTCGTGGCCGGCATCATCGGCACCCACAAATTCGTCTACGATGTGTGGGGCGACACGGTGAATACGGCAAGCCGGATGGAGCGCTACGGCACGCCGGGGCGCGTTCACATCACGCAGGCAACGCGGGACGTCCTCGGCGCGCGCTACACCTATGAGGCCTTGCCCCCCATGAGCATCAAGGGCAAAGGCATCATGGAAACCTATCTGATCCGCTGA
- a CDS encoding VOC family protein has translation MVRALDHVVWPCSDLGAEARRFEALGFTVGRRNRHPWGTENHLIQVPGAFIELIGLAPEAEPVSPEADAFRFAGFLNGVTTSTDPSGMLVLGSADAVADAERFAGLGIGTRHRLDFARDAAAADGSTKRVAFSLAFAEAPSMPDIGFFVCQQHYPENFWNPAAQRHANGVIGISGVIFVADRPADHATFLGAFSDHSVAAGRDGGLLIPIGGSRLEVVTPDAFQDRFGATLSRRSRQAGFRPFLAAVCCATSQLEASSDQIAPARAVACRDGWAIEAVESGGITLVLEPSSHEGRSASTS, from the coding sequence ATGGTCCGCGCGCTCGATCATGTGGTCTGGCCCTGCAGCGATCTCGGCGCCGAGGCAAGGCGGTTCGAGGCGTTGGGCTTTACGGTCGGTCGTCGAAACCGCCACCCTTGGGGTACAGAGAACCACCTCATCCAAGTGCCGGGCGCTTTCATCGAGTTGATCGGGCTCGCGCCAGAAGCGGAGCCTGTGTCGCCTGAAGCGGACGCATTTCGCTTTGCGGGCTTCCTCAACGGTGTGACGACCTCGACAGATCCATCCGGCATGCTGGTGTTAGGCTCAGCCGATGCTGTCGCTGACGCGGAACGCTTCGCCGGATTGGGAATCGGCACCAGGCACCGGCTCGACTTTGCTCGCGATGCGGCAGCGGCGGATGGTTCGACCAAGCGCGTCGCGTTCAGCCTCGCTTTCGCCGAAGCGCCATCGATGCCGGATATCGGCTTCTTTGTCTGCCAGCAGCACTATCCAGAGAATTTTTGGAACCCAGCCGCCCAACGCCATGCCAACGGCGTAATTGGCATCAGCGGGGTCATCTTTGTGGCGGATCGCCCCGCCGACCATGCGACGTTTCTCGGCGCCTTCTCCGATCACTCGGTCGCGGCCGGGCGGGATGGGGGTCTGCTGATTCCGATCGGCGGCAGTCGTCTCGAGGTGGTGACACCCGACGCGTTTCAGGATCGCTTCGGCGCTACGCTCTCACGTCGATCGCGTCAGGCCGGATTTCGGCCTTTTCTCGCAGCGGTCTGCTGTGCAACATCCCAACTCGAAGCAAGCTCCGATCAGATCGCGCCAGCCCGAGCGGTTGCGTGTCGGGACGGTTGGGCGATCGAGGCCGTTGAGTCCGGGGGGATTACACTGGTGCTCGAGCCCTCGTCCCATGAGGGACGATCGGCTTCGACCTCGTGA
- a CDS encoding cation:proton antiporter, which translates to MNDLLFDMALCTVTAWTLGVAAQLIGQPVILAYLVGGFLLGPSGLHFVRSQETIGVISELGLIFLLFMIGLEIDLKKIIRSGRVIIVSAAAQIVGCCALGVAFFVMLGLPLGGGHWDALYLGVAASLSSTVIIVKVLYDKRELDTLPGRVTLGILVLQDLFVILFLAIQPSLNDLRISVLLISLARVGALVATALLVSRYVLPFLFYRIARLPELVLVGALAWCLFTSELAEYLHLSREMGALVAGVSLSTFPYALDVAAKVTSLRDFFVTLFFVGVGMTIPIPTMSMLGLAFALGAFTILSRFLTTFPPLYALRQGLRASLLPAINLSQLSEFSLVLLQIGVVSGHIGNDAKAATSFTFVVLAAISTFAMGRSNAIVRTLVPLLKRVGLRDLDQVGPRDAETTQHGGARIMLLGFFRTASSLIADLEARNSATLKDIAVIDFNPVVFQKLSASGIKVIYGDIGQRETLVHAGVGEAEVLICSVPDFLLKGTTNERLVRQLRAINPKAVIVAPADLLSDVEDLYAAGADYVLVSRMTESTELCEILETIDGGLLDEKRGHLDRRLKNRHEVLA; encoded by the coding sequence ATGAATGATCTTTTGTTCGACATGGCGCTCTGCACCGTCACGGCTTGGACGCTCGGCGTTGCGGCGCAGCTGATCGGTCAACCCGTGATCCTGGCCTATCTGGTCGGGGGATTTCTGCTCGGGCCTTCTGGTCTCCACTTCGTTCGCTCACAGGAAACGATCGGGGTTATCTCCGAACTGGGGCTGATTTTTCTGCTCTTCATGATCGGGCTGGAAATCGACCTGAAGAAGATCATCCGCTCCGGGCGGGTCATCATCGTCAGCGCGGCAGCGCAAATCGTTGGGTGTTGCGCGCTCGGCGTAGCGTTTTTCGTCATGTTGGGTTTGCCGCTTGGCGGCGGCCATTGGGATGCACTCTATCTTGGCGTCGCGGCATCGCTCAGCAGCACGGTCATCATCGTCAAGGTGCTCTACGATAAGCGAGAACTCGATACGTTGCCGGGCCGCGTCACGCTCGGCATCCTGGTGCTTCAGGATCTGTTCGTCATCCTGTTCCTCGCCATTCAGCCGAGCCTCAACGATCTGCGGATCAGCGTCCTCCTGATCTCGCTGGCGCGTGTCGGGGCGCTGGTGGCCACGGCCTTGCTGGTCAGCCGCTACGTGCTGCCGTTTTTATTCTACCGCATTGCCCGGTTGCCCGAACTCGTTCTGGTCGGCGCCCTCGCTTGGTGCCTGTTCACCAGCGAATTAGCCGAATATCTGCACCTCTCGCGCGAGATGGGGGCTCTTGTGGCCGGGGTGTCGCTGTCGACCTTCCCCTATGCGCTCGACGTGGCCGCGAAGGTCACGAGCCTGCGGGACTTTTTCGTGACGCTGTTTTTCGTCGGGGTTGGCATGACCATTCCGATCCCGACGATGAGCATGCTCGGCCTCGCCTTTGCTCTCGGCGCCTTCACGATCCTGAGCCGTTTCCTGACGACGTTCCCGCCGCTCTATGCCCTCCGCCAGGGCCTGCGTGCCAGCCTGCTCCCGGCAATCAATCTCAGTCAACTCAGTGAGTTTTCATTGGTTCTTCTGCAGATCGGCGTGGTTTCGGGTCACATCGGCAATGACGCCAAGGCCGCCACGTCGTTCACCTTCGTGGTTCTGGCAGCAATCAGCACATTCGCGATGGGGCGCAGCAATGCGATCGTTCGGACGCTCGTGCCGCTTCTCAAGCGCGTCGGATTGAGGGATCTCGATCAGGTTGGGCCGCGCGATGCCGAGACGACGCAGCATGGTGGCGCGCGCATCATGCTGCTGGGCTTTTTCAGAACCGCGAGCTCGTTGATCGCCGATCTTGAGGCGCGTAACTCCGCGACACTGAAAGACATCGCCGTGATCGACTTCAACCCGGTCGTCTTTCAAAAGCTCAGCGCGAGCGGCATTAAGGTGATCTATGGCGATATCGGCCAGCGCGAAACGCTTGTGCATGCCGGCGTGGGCGAGGCCGAAGTCCTGATCTGCAGCGTGCCGGATTTCCTCCTAAAGGGCACGACAAACGAGCGGCTTGTGCGGCAATTACGCGCCATCAATCCCAAAGCCGTGATCGTCGCACCAGCCGACCTTTTGAGCGATGTCGAAGACCTCTACGCGGCCGGCGCTGATTATGTCCTCGTGTCGCGCATGACTGAGTCGACCGAGCTTTGCGAAATCCTTGAAACCATCGACGGCGGATTGCTGGATGAAAAGCGCGGACATCTCGACCGTCGCCTGAAAAATCGCCATGAAGTGCTTGCGTAA